One Neovison vison isolate M4711 chromosome 2, ASM_NN_V1, whole genome shotgun sequence genomic window carries:
- the CA6 gene encoding carbonic anhydrase 6, with translation MVQPAGAKERTRFNTRSYEGALDELHWPREYPTCGGRRQSPINLQRKKVQYNPSLKALNLTGYGVQAGEFRMINNGHTVQISLPPTMHMTAPDGTQYTAEQMHFHWGGASSEIKGSEHTIDGNQFVAEIHIVHYNSKYESYDRAQSEPDGLAVLAALIEVKDHGENTYYSNFIAHLNNIRYPGQSTVLSDLDILHMLPEDIQHYYSYNGSLTTPPCTENVHWFVLAHHVPLSRAQIWKLENSIVDHHNKTLHNHYRRTQPLNNRVVETNLMNFPHLPYNLGPEFQLYKKKLDKWVEFLRRLTEKRNKKDKF, from the exons atggTCCAGCCAGCAGGTGCAAAAGAGAGGACCCGTTTCAACACCAGGTCTTATG AGGGGGCACTGGATGAACTGCATTGGCCAAGGGAGTACCCCACCTGCGGCGGGAGGAGACAGTCCCCCATCAACCTGCAGAGGAAAAAAGTTCAGTACAACCCATCCCTGAAGGCTCTGAACCTGACAGGCTACGGGGTCCAGGCGGGCGAGTTCCGCATGATCAACAACGGCCACACAG TGCAGATCAGCCTGCCCCCGACCATGCACATGACGGCCCCCGACGGCACCCAGTACACAGCCGAGCAGATGCATTTCCACTGGGGTGGAGCGTCCTCAGAGATCAAGGGCTCCGAGCACACCATCGACGGCAACCAATTTGTGGCGGAG ATTCACATTGTTCACTACAATTCTAAATACGAGAGCTACGACAGAGCGCAGAGTGAACCAGACGGCTTGGCTGTGCTGGCAGCCCTCATTGAG GTCAAGGATCACGGTGAAAACACTTACTACAGCAACTTCATTGCCCACCTGAACAACATCCGGTATCCAG GACAAAGCACGGTTCTGAGTGACCTTGACATTCTGCACATGCTCCCCGAGGACATCCAGCACTACTACAGCTACAATGGGTCGCTCACCACTCCTCCCTGCACTGAGAACGTCCACTGGTTTGTGCTGGCCCATCACGTGCCGCTCTCCAGAGCACAG ATTTGGAAGCTAGAGAATTCCATAGTGGATCACCACAACAAGACCCTCCACAATCACTACCGGAGGACCCAGCCCCTGAACAACAGAGTGGTGGAAACCAACCTCATGAATTTCCCTCACCTAC CGTATAATCTAGGTCCCGAGTTCCAGCTTTACAAAAAAAAGCTCGACAAATGGGTTGAATTCTTGAGAAGACTTACTGAAAAGAGGAACAAGAAAGACAAATTCTAG